A region from the Ptychodera flava strain L36383 chromosome 12, AS_Pfla_20210202, whole genome shotgun sequence genome encodes:
- the LOC139145858 gene encoding fibropellin-3-like isoform X1 — MNIHCSRIFLIGIAVSLLLTGVSGNAECAINATHFSADCGHGCLNGGTCREIPDAPEDNSCICPDGFTGQYCDVEILQRCGGEIYCYNGGDCAFAADPSDNSCDCLDGYTGILCETDMRCKSNNPCENGGTCDDEVCKCPSGVTGHLCETVLAECGCHPDIECPSDTSCPCCMTGETCEEPTTPSDDPGAACRLSITATGTLLFAMLAIVIN; from the exons atgaatattcattgtTCACGTATATTTTTGATCGGGATCGCGGTTAGTTTACTTTTGACCGGCGTATCAG GTAACGCTGAATGTGCGATCAATGCTACCCATTTCTCGGCCGATTGTGGTCACGGTTGTTTGAACGGAGGTACTTGCCGAGAAATTCCAGACGCACCCGAAGACAACTCCTGTATTTGTCCCGATGGATTCACTGGGCAATACTGTGACGTAG AGATACTACAACGTTGCGGTGGTGAAATATATTGTTACAACGGAGGAGACTGTGCGTTTGCCGCTGACCCTTCCGACAATAGTTGTGACTGCCTTGACGGATACACTGGCATTTTGTGTGAAACAG ATATGCGTTGTAAGTCGAACAACCCATGCGAGAATGGCGGAACTTGTGACGACGAAGTCTGTAAATGTCCTTCAGGTGTGACAGGACACCTCTGTGAAACTG TGTTAGCTGAGTGTGGATGTCACCCCGACATAGAATGTCCTTCCGACACATCCTGTCCATGTTGCATGACTGGAGAAACATGCGAGGAACCAACTACGCCATCTGATG ACCCTGGTGCAGCGTGTAGATTGTCTATTACCGCCACAGGAACGCTACTGTTTGCAATGCTGGCAATCGTCATCAACTAG